The region TCCAGTTTCCGGCCAGCGTGAAGACGCTGCCCGGCATCGCCGGCGAGGCCGCCACCATGGGCGGCGAGCGCATGCTGAGCCTGCCGGGGCGGCTGGTGTGGAACGAAGACAAGACCGTGCGCGTGGCGACGCCGTTTGCCGGGCGCGTGACCGAGGTGCTGGTGCAGCCAGGCGCCACCGTCAAGGCCGGTCAGCCGCTGGCGATGCTGACCTCGCCGGAATTCGGCGTGGCCCAGGCCGACGCGCGCAAGGCCGCCGCCGACAGCGCGGTCGCAGCCAAGGCGCTGGCGCGCCAGCGCGAGCTGTATGGTGCCGGCATCATCGCGCAGAAGGAACTGGAGCAGGCCCAGGCCGACGCCGCGCGCGCCGCGGCCGACCTGCAGCGCACCCAGGCGGCGCTAAGCCAGTACGGCGCCGCGGCGGCAGGGACGGGCGGCGTCAACCAGCGCTTTGCGCTGCGCAGCCCCATCGACGGCCTGGTGGTCGAGCGCAACATCAACCTCGGCATGGAGCTGCGCCCCGACCAGCCTCCGGCCGCGCCGCTGTTCCTGGTAACCGATCCGACCACGCTGTGGGCCCAGGTCGATGCCGGCGAGGCCGACCTGAAGCTGTTCAAGCCCGGCGTCGACGTGCAGCTGAGCACCTCGGCCTGGCCCGGCGAGACCTTTGCCGGCACCGTGGTCAAGATTGCCGATTATGTCGATCCGACCGCGCGCAGCATCAAGGTGCGGCTGAACGTGCCCAATCCCGAGCGTCGCCTGAAGGCGGAGATGTTCGTCACCGCC is a window of Cupriavidus taiwanensis LMG 19424 DNA encoding:
- a CDS encoding efflux RND transporter periplasmic adaptor subunit; this translates as MSSLHAALPARISILFAMSLCALALAACGKPETTKADDDPKVSGNTIQFPASVKTLPGIAGEAATMGGERMLSLPGRLVWNEDKTVRVATPFAGRVTEVLVQPGATVKAGQPLAMLTSPEFGVAQADARKAAADSAVAAKALARQRELYGAGIIAQKELEQAQADAARAAADLQRTQAALSQYGAAAAGTGGVNQRFALRSPIDGLVVERNINLGMELRPDQPPAAPLFLVTDPTTLWAQVDAGEADLKLFKPGVDVQLSTSAWPGETFAGTVVKIADYVDPTARSIKVRLNVPNPERRLKAEMFVTARLPAASFKGVAVPSKAVFLADNRNYVFVRTAPNTFERRQVRVGVTLPGTTELLEGVKDGETVVSEGNLYLQDILRDATAVNAARAAEKR